A single genomic interval of Rosistilla ulvae harbors:
- a CDS encoding PAS domain S-box protein codes for MNFQSRPATGSVLRDAQRQQWILPLLVLVSGVIASFALWNVMRSLELRAIRKEFHASSIERAEVFRAGLARPVDLIRSVEAIYNSSTKVDQSEFDSFVTTVKPAAVGIDSIAWLANVSGEDREAYENGEFAPPNGIVQRQSDGKLRPAEERDRYLPVTFVYPQGDPMVALGEDFGVNSALQQSLNNAITTPGLSAAPARQISHTSPGLRVRLLRPIFERESATNAIAGKPPVLRGVVVGGLRIDEVLESAIDSLVPVGIHILLHERGTPQTGPIAYARQPRLVDASDHLNKTSTGPTAASMLVYEGNIQLAGRHWTMHFTANNDYVAKRRNNTPTMALAAGILASLLVSGFIGVQSRRTEHVQRLVKTRTQELQAAKLASDEQIERQLALEDELQLSREQLNLAVRGSNDGIWDCNTETREIYYSTRYLEMMGYTRDELGTDPADSYSLIHPDDQPRVREAIQRCQNGLADTFELECRVRHKEGHYLHVLSRAVAVRRAAEARPYRMVGTQVDLTKWKQHELKLNEFKTTLDQTYDCVFMFRPDNFRFYYLNRGAIEHLGYTVEELEQMSIFDIDSTMSRDQLRALFDELMADSQSSRRFETHHCRKDGQEVPVDVLIQYVAPVDEPPRFVAIVRDISERRQVEARLAERTQVANLMADVGIALSRAEHLRPGLQQCCQAVVNRLGASFARIWTIDSSEKILDLQASAGMYTHIDGGHARVPVGSFKIGRIAASRQPHLTNDVPNDGEIGHPQWAKREGMVAFAGYPLIVGDRVAGVLALFANQRLEAKTLEGLAAIADTIALFVERKRAEDKLRDSHREISKLSLVASKTQHSVFITDALRRIEWVNQAFTLLTGYTLQDVVGRRPETILHGAETDPETVAEIIHTLGQRKSVAAEMYNYNKFGKGYWTDLKIDPVFDGEGEVCNFIVTQVDVTQRKESERSLLAAKEEAERASGAKSEFLATMSHELRTPLNGVIGMTELLADSPLDARQRRFVSACQSSGNALLTLISDILDLSRVEAGGLELDDHPFDLLQLFDDLMESMPARVGKKDLELLYYLDHPNTLHLIGDSHRLRQVLVNLMANAIKFTERGEITLRAELQHLSDEEATILFSIQDTGIGIPEDRLDRVFQTFSQVDGSISRKYGGSGLGLSISKAIVEAMGGQIGVHSNVGIGSQFWFSTSFRRTDVATDCPPQRVVQSLKSRRVLVLQPHPAVRKMIVDSMTAWDIQVDAVSDFDAGLEQLGQATAAGWAYDLVITDETLAEPSDPPRDSAIGQHPAARDAAILLVVSAVSPTLIQETTEICHLPKPVGQTQLHDALVEQFCRVEKIEAPR; via the coding sequence ATGAATTTTCAATCACGCCCAGCAACTGGCAGCGTGCTTCGCGATGCACAGCGACAGCAATGGATCCTTCCGCTGCTGGTCCTCGTCTCCGGTGTGATTGCTAGCTTTGCCTTGTGGAACGTCATGCGTTCGCTCGAACTCCGAGCGATACGCAAGGAGTTCCACGCCTCGTCGATCGAGCGTGCCGAAGTGTTTCGCGCCGGCTTGGCCAGGCCAGTCGATCTGATTCGGTCGGTCGAAGCGATCTACAACAGCTCCACCAAGGTCGACCAATCCGAATTCGACAGCTTCGTCACCACGGTCAAACCAGCAGCCGTTGGCATCGACAGCATTGCCTGGCTAGCAAATGTATCGGGAGAGGATCGCGAGGCCTACGAAAACGGCGAATTCGCTCCGCCCAACGGGATCGTCCAACGCCAATCCGATGGGAAACTTCGGCCGGCCGAGGAGCGCGATCGCTATCTGCCGGTCACGTTTGTCTATCCCCAGGGCGATCCGATGGTCGCATTGGGGGAAGACTTTGGCGTCAATTCCGCGCTCCAACAATCGCTCAACAACGCGATCACGACTCCTGGCCTATCAGCGGCACCGGCCCGGCAAATCTCCCACACCAGCCCAGGACTGCGAGTCCGATTGCTCCGCCCGATCTTTGAACGCGAATCGGCGACAAACGCCATTGCGGGGAAACCGCCCGTACTGCGAGGGGTTGTCGTCGGTGGACTGCGGATCGACGAAGTGCTCGAATCGGCGATCGATTCGCTGGTCCCCGTCGGAATCCATATTCTGCTGCACGAACGAGGCACGCCACAAACCGGGCCGATTGCCTATGCGAGACAGCCCCGCCTGGTCGATGCTTCCGACCACCTCAACAAAACGTCTACTGGTCCCACCGCAGCATCGATGCTGGTCTACGAAGGCAACATCCAACTGGCCGGTCGCCACTGGACCATGCACTTCACAGCAAACAACGACTATGTCGCCAAACGTCGCAACAACACGCCGACGATGGCCTTGGCAGCAGGCATCTTGGCCTCGCTGCTTGTCAGTGGTTTTATCGGTGTGCAATCCCGTCGAACCGAACACGTTCAGCGGCTGGTCAAGACGCGAACACAGGAATTGCAGGCGGCCAAACTTGCCTCCGACGAACAGATCGAGCGGCAACTGGCCCTGGAAGACGAACTGCAGCTCAGTCGCGAGCAATTGAACCTGGCGGTCCGAGGCAGCAACGACGGGATCTGGGACTGCAACACCGAAACGCGCGAGATCTATTATTCGACGCGCTATCTGGAGATGATGGGCTACACGCGAGACGAACTGGGAACCGATCCGGCGGACTCTTATTCGCTGATCCATCCCGATGATCAACCTCGCGTCCGAGAGGCGATCCAGCGGTGCCAAAACGGTCTGGCCGATACGTTTGAACTGGAGTGCCGGGTCCGCCACAAGGAAGGACACTATCTGCATGTCCTGTCGCGCGCCGTCGCCGTCCGCCGCGCCGCCGAAGCGCGTCCCTATCGAATGGTCGGCACGCAGGTCGATCTGACCAAGTGGAAGCAGCATGAACTGAAACTGAATGAATTCAAGACGACGCTCGACCAAACCTATGATTGCGTCTTCATGTTCCGCCCCGACAATTTCCGGTTCTATTATTTAAATCGCGGCGCAATCGAACACCTCGGCTATACCGTCGAGGAACTGGAGCAGATGTCGATCTTCGACATCGATTCGACGATGTCCCGAGATCAACTGAGGGCGTTGTTCGACGAATTGATGGCCGATTCGCAATCCTCGCGACGCTTCGAAACACATCACTGCCGCAAGGATGGCCAGGAGGTCCCCGTCGACGTCTTGATCCAATACGTGGCACCGGTCGATGAACCACCCCGTTTTGTTGCGATTGTGCGCGACATTTCGGAGCGGAGGCAGGTCGAAGCGCGACTTGCCGAACGGACCCAAGTCGCCAACTTGATGGCCGACGTGGGGATCGCCCTATCGCGTGCCGAACACCTGCGCCCCGGTTTGCAGCAATGCTGCCAAGCGGTCGTCAACCGCCTTGGCGCCAGTTTCGCCCGGATCTGGACGATCGATTCCTCCGAAAAGATACTCGACCTGCAGGCCAGTGCCGGGATGTATACCCACATCGATGGTGGCCATGCGCGCGTTCCTGTCGGCAGCTTCAAAATCGGACGGATCGCCGCTTCGCGACAGCCGCATTTGACCAACGATGTGCCCAACGATGGTGAGATCGGCCATCCGCAATGGGCAAAGCGCGAAGGGATGGTTGCGTTTGCGGGCTATCCGTTGATTGTTGGCGACCGGGTTGCCGGTGTCTTGGCCCTCTTCGCCAACCAGCGCCTGGAAGCGAAGACCCTCGAGGGGCTGGCGGCGATCGCCGATACGATCGCTCTGTTTGTCGAACGCAAACGAGCCGAAGACAAGCTTCGCGATTCCCACCGCGAGATCTCCAAACTTTCGCTGGTCGCCAGCAAGACCCAACACTCGGTCTTCATCACCGATGCGTTGCGGCGAATCGAATGGGTGAACCAAGCGTTTACGCTGCTGACCGGTTACACGCTGCAGGATGTTGTCGGTCGGCGACCGGAAACGATTCTGCACGGGGCAGAAACCGATCCTGAAACGGTCGCCGAGATCATCCACACGCTGGGACAGCGGAAGAGCGTGGCAGCGGAAATGTACAACTACAACAAGTTCGGTAAAGGCTATTGGACCGATCTAAAAATCGATCCGGTTTTTGACGGCGAGGGCGAGGTCTGCAATTTCATCGTCACCCAAGTCGATGTCACCCAACGCAAGGAGAGCGAACGGTCGCTGCTAGCCGCCAAAGAGGAGGCGGAACGGGCCAGCGGTGCGAAGAGCGAATTTCTGGCGACGATGAGCCATGAGTTGCGAACGCCGCTCAACGGAGTGATCGGGATGACGGAGTTGTTAGCCGATTCGCCGTTGGATGCACGCCAGCGACGGTTTGTCAGCGCGTGTCAGAGCAGTGGCAATGCGTTGTTGACTTTGATCAGCGACATCTTGGATCTCTCCCGCGTCGAAGCAGGAGGACTGGAACTGGACGACCATCCGTTCGATCTGCTGCAATTGTTCGACGATCTGATGGAATCGATGCCGGCCCGAGTGGGAAAGAAAGATCTCGAACTGCTGTATTACCTGGACCACCCCAACACGTTGCATCTGATCGGTGACAGTCATCGGTTGCGACAGGTGCTGGTCAACCTGATGGCCAACGCGATCAAGTTCACCGAGCGCGGCGAGATCACTCTGCGCGCCGAACTGCAACATCTAAGCGACGAAGAAGCGACGATTTTGTTCTCGATCCAGGACACGGGGATTGGAATTCCGGAAGACCGCCTGGACCGCGTGTTTCAGACGTTTTCGCAAGTCGATGGTTCGATCAGCCGCAAGTACGGCGGATCGGGGCTGGGCCTGTCGATCAGCAAGGCGATCGTCGAAGCGATGGGGGGCCAGATCGGCGTGCACAGCAATGTCGGAATCGGTTCGCAGTTCTGGTTCTCGACCAGCTTTCGCCGAACCGATGTGGCAACCGATTGCCCGCCCCAACGCGTTGTCCAAAGCTTGAAGTCTCGCCGTGTGTTGGTGCTTCAGCCGCATCCAGCGGTTCGAAAAATGATCGTCGATTCGATGACCGCCTGGGACATTCAGGTCGATGCGGTTAGCGATTTTGACGCCGGGCTCGAGCAACTGGGGCAGGCAACAGCGGCGGGTTGGGCGTACGATCTCGTGATCACCGACGAAACCCTCGCCGAACCGTCCGACCCGCCACGGGACTCCGCCATCGGGCAGCATCCCGCCGCGCGAGACGCCGCAATCTTATTGGTGGTGTCGGCGGTCAGCCCAACGTTGATCCAAGAAACCACAGAGATCTGCCACCTGCCAAAACCGGTTGGGCAAACGCAGCTGCACGACGCATTGGTCGAACAATTCTGCCGCGTCGAAAAAATCGAAGCGCCCCGCTGA
- a CDS encoding ASCH domain-containing protein: MPEPTRALSVRQPHAEAIMRGIKKVEYRSSTTKIRGRIFIYAGLGRYDAAEESDWMAEYGIRDVTCDDLPRGAIVGTVELFDSKEGQWYLCRPERAATLRKPDNRPNPVWFKPFN; the protein is encoded by the coding sequence ATGCCCGAACCAACACGTGCCCTGAGCGTGAGGCAACCGCATGCCGAAGCGATCATGCGGGGCATCAAGAAGGTCGAATATCGTTCCTCGACCACCAAGATCCGCGGCCGCATATTTATCTACGCAGGACTGGGGCGGTACGATGCCGCCGAAGAATCCGATTGGATGGCGGAATACGGTATCCGCGATGTGACTTGCGATGACCTTCCGCGAGGCGCCATCGTTGGAACGGTCGAATTGTTCGATTCGAAGGAGGGCCAATGGTATCTGTGCAGGCCCGAGCGAGCGGCAACATTGCGGAAGCCAGACAATCGCCCCAATCCCGTTTGGTTCAAGCCGTTCAACTGA
- a CDS encoding response regulator, whose translation MNKTPSPPQHDPSRDLRRAYLRSLCVILGLSITAQFVIPWALQMPAAPERTIFVLTMLAIFIEVVFVFEPAVRGVQSQIHGLQKMLSTAQELSNPPAPNPPQTTQEVFAVYRDANEPTRHTTRETTATDTSHPDAATDSNSAAISVPEADGLQTLAIPGTPQILLVEDNEINQMLAHEVLIGNGWQCQIAANGSEALQAIESQAYDLILMDCQMPIMDGFSLTQEIRNRQLDGRVRSPCPIIAVTANALKEDRQKCIDAGMDDYLAKPFNPKQLTEIVQQWLPQTLHNRTTPTVDTPQPETQLPFARQEFMERCMGDLGFAESLLESFESDSRARVDEIVMYANQRDATAAGNAAHTLKGMAGILAAHPLQSIAAEIERAGRQDDLEDIVDLIDDLQSEVSRCLAFIPSLTQRELERA comes from the coding sequence ATGAACAAGACGCCATCTCCACCGCAGCACGATCCCAGCAGGGATCTGCGTCGCGCCTACCTCCGGTCATTGTGTGTGATCCTCGGCCTATCGATCACCGCGCAGTTTGTGATCCCATGGGCTTTGCAAATGCCGGCAGCCCCTGAACGAACGATCTTTGTATTGACGATGCTGGCGATTTTCATCGAAGTCGTGTTTGTATTTGAACCGGCCGTCCGTGGCGTTCAATCACAGATTCACGGCCTACAAAAAATGTTGTCCACCGCCCAAGAACTCTCCAACCCACCCGCCCCCAATCCACCCCAAACCACACAAGAGGTGTTCGCTGTGTACCGCGACGCAAACGAACCGACCCGCCACACAACACGAGAAACAACCGCCACAGACACTTCACACCCCGATGCAGCGACCGATTCGAACTCCGCCGCCATCAGCGTCCCTGAAGCCGATGGGTTGCAAACCCTTGCAATCCCGGGAACACCCCAAATCCTGCTGGTCGAAGACAACGAGATCAATCAAATGCTGGCCCACGAGGTATTGATCGGCAATGGCTGGCAATGCCAAATTGCTGCAAATGGCAGCGAGGCGCTGCAGGCGATCGAATCCCAAGCGTACGATCTGATTTTGATGGATTGCCAAATGCCGATCATGGACGGGTTTTCATTGACTCAAGAAATTCGCAACCGCCAACTGGATGGCCGCGTCCGCTCACCATGCCCGATTATCGCTGTCACCGCAAATGCCTTGAAAGAGGATCGGCAGAAGTGCATCGATGCCGGCATGGACGACTATTTGGCCAAACCATTTAATCCGAAACAGCTGACCGAAATCGTCCAACAATGGCTTCCGCAAACGCTGCATAATCGGACAACACCCACCGTGGATACTCCACAGCCCGAGACTCAGTTGCCATTTGCCCGTCAAGAGTTCATGGAACGGTGCATGGGAGACCTTGGATTCGCGGAATCGTTGTTGGAATCGTTTGAATCGGACAGCCGCGCCCGCGTCGACGAGATCGTTATGTACGCCAACCAACGCGATGCAACCGCCGCCGGAAACGCCGCGCACACACTCAAGGGAATGGCGGGAATCCTCGCCGCCCATCCGTTGCAATCGATCGCGGCGGAGATCGAACGCGCCGGACGGCAAGATGACCTCGAAGACATCGTCGACTTGATCGACGATCTCCAAAGCGAAGTCTCCCGCTGCCTCGCTTTTATCCCTTCGCTGACCCAACGCGAACTGGAACGCGCCTGA
- a CDS encoding ATP-binding protein → MIHPTQSIREQRFRRSQHVHFQRHALAIYRRTDRMFAGLMVLQWAAIIIAACWFSPRTWDGMQSAPHPHVLMAIFGGGLLASLPIAMALLKPGRLSTRFVVAASQLLFSCLLIHVTGGRIETHFHIFVSLAFLAAYRDWKVLVLATLVMIADHAIRGIWWPESVFGVANTSPWRWTEHAAWVLFEDLVLLITIRQSVREMHALAFHTVQLDEARRAAEEANCVKGEFLASMSHELRTPLNGVIGMTELLADSQLSDRQRRFVNACRSSGTLLLRLINDILDFSKLESGRMELDEQPFDLRQLLDDVMAGMPLRLQEKDVQLRCHLDSSAPRHLEGDSDRLQQVLVNLMGNALKFTECGEVALRVEVQEASADRVALLFSIQDTGIGIPRNRLDRLFQSFSQVDGSIRRKYGGSGLGLSISKSIVDALGGQIGVESEPGVGSRFWFTAVFRRELAARETDIGASATQPTNQHALPDRTELQFADCPLDADVPDTLQCGHSSSTY, encoded by the coding sequence ATGATCCACCCGACGCAATCGATTCGCGAGCAAAGGTTCCGACGCTCCCAACACGTCCATTTCCAGCGGCACGCGTTGGCGATCTATCGACGCACCGACCGCATGTTCGCCGGCCTGATGGTTCTGCAGTGGGCTGCAATAATCATCGCGGCCTGCTGGTTTTCGCCGCGCACCTGGGATGGGATGCAAAGTGCGCCGCATCCGCATGTATTGATGGCGATCTTCGGCGGAGGACTGCTGGCCAGCCTTCCCATCGCGATGGCGCTGTTGAAGCCCGGACGATTGAGCACCCGGTTTGTCGTCGCCGCTAGCCAGTTGTTGTTCTCGTGCCTGTTAATTCATGTCACCGGAGGCCGGATCGAGACACACTTCCATATCTTTGTTTCGCTTGCATTCCTGGCCGCCTACCGCGACTGGAAAGTGCTCGTGCTGGCGACGTTGGTAATGATCGCCGATCATGCCATTCGCGGCATCTGGTGGCCTGAATCGGTCTTCGGAGTCGCCAACACGTCGCCGTGGCGATGGACGGAACACGCCGCATGGGTGTTGTTCGAAGACCTCGTTTTGCTGATCACGATTCGACAAAGCGTTCGCGAAATGCATGCGTTGGCATTCCACACCGTACAGTTGGACGAAGCCCGACGGGCGGCCGAAGAGGCGAATTGTGTCAAAGGAGAGTTTTTGGCCAGCATGAGCCATGAACTGCGCACGCCCCTTAATGGCGTGATCGGAATGACAGAGTTGTTGGCCGATTCGCAGTTGAGCGATCGACAACGTCGGTTTGTCAACGCGTGCCGAAGCAGTGGAACTCTTTTATTGCGATTGATCAACGACATCCTCGACTTTTCCAAACTTGAATCGGGTCGGATGGAGTTAGACGAACAGCCTTTCGATCTACGACAATTGCTGGACGATGTGATGGCTGGCATGCCGCTGCGACTGCAGGAGAAAGACGTCCAGCTACGATGCCACTTGGACAGTTCGGCGCCGCGACATCTCGAGGGTGACAGCGACCGCCTTCAGCAGGTGCTTGTCAATCTAATGGGCAACGCGCTCAAGTTCACCGAGTGTGGTGAGGTCGCGTTGCGGGTGGAAGTTCAAGAAGCGTCGGCCGATCGGGTCGCGCTACTATTTTCGATCCAGGACACCGGGATCGGAATCCCCCGCAACCGATTGGATCGGTTGTTTCAATCGTTCTCTCAGGTCGATGGATCGATTCGCCGCAAATACGGCGGGTCAGGACTTGGATTGTCGATCAGCAAATCGATCGTCGATGCGTTGGGGGGACAGATCGGCGTGGAGAGCGAACCGGGCGTTGGATCGAGGTTTTGGTTTACGGCGGTCTTTCGCCGCGAACTTGCTGCTCGAGAAACCGACATCGGGGCATCGGCAACTCAACCGACCAATCAGCACGCCCTGCCGGATCGCACCGAATTGCAATTCGCGGACTGCCCGTTGGATGCAGACGTTCCCGACACCCTCCAGTGCGGGCACTCTAGTTCGACTTATTAG
- a CDS encoding PAS domain-containing hybrid sensor histidine kinase/response regulator — protein MNRQTTGIMCLAAAFLANAAAVVASDGAAAKHNRSHLDLPTAAMPMAGELRAAGLFPDSLIGLSGCHFVAHSTANIGSSNIVGRSRVSDFSVFLAYLAIPATLGFYLLCRKDCPVSSALWIFAGFMLVSGLSHLAQTGRGWWPADRLSQPLETLTTLASCCTLIALACLMPKLRPLLSQAEQVRQLQRRMTKLDFAIEAGNLGVWEWNITEDQLDWDAKTRQFFDTDPEATTFKYQTFLDCLHPSEHEQVGVQVAKCIASGTHYDTTHCVVHRDGSIHYVHVLGKHIADKGEPEKFIGVCIDCTEAQRQRDTLQASESNFRMTFEKIALGIAHVALDGRWIRVNEGICKILGYSSQELLASYFQDATHPDDLGKCLNLVEQAIAGQRDSFSTEKRYIRKDGSPVWVNATVSLVRDSSGAPSHLIGVVEDIQRRKDAEKALCESSERTRAILNSAFDGILTIDRCGTIGMVNSAVERIFGFTDKELIGTNVSKLMTWPLPPEHNKTREIVGTRRDGSTFPLEFNTTEVGLSGSHLLTVSVRDITERKQAEEALQTAKKAAEDASVAKSEFLASMSHELRTPLNGVIGMTELLADSSLDDRQRRFVTACQSSGNALLTLISDILDLTKVEAGRLELDEHPFDLLQLLDDVMACTPLRSEDKNVELLYMLDSPTTLNLIGDSHRLRQVLINLLGNAMKFTDEGQITLRAEPQKLTDDRATIRFSIEDTGIGIPQDRLDRLFKSFSQVDSSISRKYGGSGLGLSISKAIVDALGGQIGVESTEGVGSKFWFTVTFRHSEEAPDSTQDWSLGRLSNLRVLLIEPQPAARKMLAQFFRNWEIHVDPVATTELAKRRLERGSGTGQPYDLVLADDAIFSDCDGRLIEHLQEHRRQNNAPVPLFVNGSPDRDARIDADQYERCLAKPVGQSHLLDALVDQFCRGPNKREVAVANNIVQQEQQRDEAKTATRILLAEDNATNQLFAREILSRGGFTCDIVENGVEALQAVESKRYSVILMDCQMPIMDGFTATHEIRKREADGRIGYSPAIVALTANAVQGDRERCLHAGMDDYVSKPFNPAHLNAVTQSMLELADKRSQRAALGNCDAPQCDSQPAALTNWPLAPPIPQPTLPAATVCGESPSELA, from the coding sequence ATGAATAGACAAACCACAGGCATCATGTGCCTAGCTGCCGCGTTCCTAGCGAACGCAGCAGCCGTAGTTGCGTCGGACGGGGCTGCTGCAAAACACAACCGATCGCATCTCGATCTCCCCACGGCAGCGATGCCGATGGCGGGAGAATTGCGCGCCGCCGGGCTGTTTCCCGATTCTTTGATCGGCTTGAGCGGATGCCATTTCGTCGCCCATTCGACTGCCAACATCGGTTCGTCAAACATTGTCGGACGCTCTCGAGTTTCCGACTTCTCGGTTTTCTTAGCCTATCTCGCGATTCCAGCCACCCTCGGTTTCTACCTGCTGTGCCGCAAAGACTGTCCGGTCTCCAGCGCGCTGTGGATCTTTGCCGGCTTCATGCTGGTGAGTGGTCTCAGCCACCTGGCGCAGACCGGCCGTGGATGGTGGCCCGCCGATCGACTCTCCCAACCATTGGAGACGCTGACCACACTGGCCTCCTGCTGCACGCTGATCGCCTTGGCTTGCCTGATGCCGAAACTGCGTCCTCTATTGTCCCAAGCCGAACAGGTCCGGCAGCTGCAGCGTCGGATGACGAAGCTGGACTTCGCCATCGAAGCGGGCAACTTGGGAGTCTGGGAATGGAACATCACCGAAGACCAACTGGACTGGGACGCCAAGACGCGTCAATTTTTCGACACCGATCCCGAAGCAACCACCTTCAAATACCAAACCTTCCTCGATTGCTTGCACCCCAGTGAACACGAACAAGTGGGCGTTCAGGTTGCCAAATGCATCGCATCGGGAACTCACTACGACACCACGCACTGCGTCGTGCATCGCGACGGTTCGATCCACTATGTGCATGTTTTAGGGAAACATATCGCTGACAAGGGAGAGCCAGAAAAGTTCATCGGTGTCTGCATCGATTGCACCGAAGCTCAACGCCAGCGCGACACGCTTCAGGCGAGCGAAAGCAACTTCCGAATGACGTTCGAAAAGATCGCCTTGGGGATCGCCCACGTAGCACTCGACGGGCGGTGGATTCGCGTCAACGAAGGGATATGCAAAATCCTCGGCTACAGCAGCCAAGAACTGCTGGCCAGCTACTTCCAAGACGCGACTCATCCCGACGACCTCGGCAAATGCTTGAACTTAGTGGAGCAAGCGATCGCGGGGCAGCGTGATTCGTTTTCGACCGAAAAACGCTACATCCGCAAAGACGGCTCACCGGTCTGGGTAAACGCAACGGTATCGCTGGTCCGCGACAGCAGCGGCGCTCCGTCGCACTTGATCGGCGTGGTGGAGGATATCCAACGCCGCAAGGACGCTGAAAAAGCGTTGTGCGAATCATCCGAAAGGACCCGCGCGATCTTAAATTCCGCTTTCGACGGGATCTTGACGATCGACCGATGCGGCACGATCGGGATGGTGAATTCGGCTGTCGAACGGATCTTCGGGTTCACCGACAAGGAATTGATCGGCACCAACGTGAGCAAGCTGATGACCTGGCCGTTGCCTCCTGAACACAACAAGACGCGCGAGATCGTCGGCACGCGTCGCGACGGCAGCACGTTCCCGCTGGAGTTTAATACGACCGAGGTGGGGCTGAGCGGGTCGCATCTGCTGACCGTCTCGGTCCGCGATATCACCGAGCGAAAGCAGGCCGAAGAAGCACTGCAGACCGCCAAGAAAGCCGCCGAAGATGCAAGCGTTGCCAAGAGCGAATTCCTGGCCAGCATGAGCCACGAACTGCGGACTCCGCTCAACGGCGTGATCGGAATGACCGAATTGTTGGCCGATTCCTCGCTGGACGACCGGCAACGACGTTTCGTGACCGCATGTCAAAGCAGCGGCAACGCGTTGCTGACACTGATCAGCGACATTCTGGACCTGACCAAAGTCGAAGCGGGCCGGTTGGAACTGGATGAACATCCGTTCGACCTCTTGCAATTGCTCGACGATGTGATGGCCTGCACCCCATTGCGATCGGAAGACAAGAATGTCGAGTTGCTGTACATGCTCGACAGCCCGACCACGCTGAACCTGATCGGCGATAGCCATCGGCTGCGGCAAGTGTTGATCAATCTGTTGGGCAACGCGATGAAGTTCACCGACGAGGGACAGATCACGCTGCGAGCTGAACCGCAAAAACTGACCGACGATCGAGCCACGATCCGGTTCTCCATCGAAGACACTGGAATCGGCATCCCGCAAGACCGATTGGACAGGTTGTTCAAATCGTTTTCCCAGGTCGACAGTTCGATCAGTCGCAAATACGGTGGATCGGGACTGGGGCTTTCGATCAGCAAAGCGATCGTCGACGCATTGGGCGGCCAGATCGGCGTCGAGAGCACCGAGGGGGTTGGATCGAAGTTTTGGTTCACCGTCACGTTTCGACACAGCGAAGAAGCTCCCGATTCGACGCAAGATTGGTCGCTCGGACGACTGTCGAATCTCCGCGTCCTACTGATCGAACCCCAACCGGCAGCACGGAAAATGCTGGCCCAGTTTTTCCGTAACTGGGAGATCCACGTCGACCCTGTGGCGACAACTGAACTCGCAAAACGACGCCTGGAACGCGGCTCCGGAACCGGCCAACCCTACGACCTGGTCCTCGCCGACGATGCGATCTTCAGCGATTGCGATGGCCGGTTGATCGAACACCTCCAGGAACATCGCCGACAGAACAACGCCCCGGTTCCACTGTTCGTGAACGGATCGCCCGATCGCGACGCGAGGATCGATGCCGATCAATACGAACGCTGCCTAGCGAAACCCGTTGGCCAATCCCACCTGCTCGATGCGTTGGTCGACCAATTCTGCCGCGGCCCCAACAAACGCGAGGTTGCCGTCGCGAACAATATTGTGCAGCAGGAACAACAGCGAGACGAGGCCAAAACCGCGACGCGAATCCTGCTGGCCGAAGACAATGCGACCAACCAGTTGTTCGCACGGGAGATCCTTTCGCGAGGCGGCTTTACATGTGACATCGTCGAAAACGGCGTTGAAGCATTGCAAGCAGTCGAATCGAAGCGTTACAGCGTGATCCTGATGGATTGCCAAATGCCAATCATGGACGGGTTTACCGCGACACATGAAATCCGCAAACGCGAAGCCGACGGACGGATCGGATATTCGCCGGCGATCGTCGCGTTGACCGCCAATGCGGTTCAAGGCGATCGCGAACGGTGCCTGCACGCAGGGATGGATGATTATGTCTCCAAACCTTTCAATCCGGCGCATCTGAACGCGGTCACGCAAAGCATGTTGGAACTGGCAGATAAGCGCTCACAACGCGCTGCGTTGGGAAACTGCGACGCCCCTCAATGCGACAGCCAACCGGCGGCACTTACCAACTGGCCGCTGGCGCCGCCGATCCCCCAGCCCACCTTGCCCGCAGCAACCGTTTGCGGCGAGAGTCCCAGCGAACTGGCATAA